CCAACGACGCCGGGGACAGGGTGACTCCCGCGGTGGTGGCGTTCTCGGAGAGCGAGGAGGTGAGGCTGCCGCTCcgctgtggggagcagcaggggaggcGGTGTCTGTCTGCTACtcaggttttcatttttttgttgtcctttatttttcattcaggTTGTTGGCTTAGCTGCGAAGCAAAGTAGgataagaaatatttcaaacacTGTGGTGAAAGTAAAGCAGATCCTTGGGCGAAGGTAGGAGAATGGGCGTGACAGGGGCGGTGACAAATTCGGAATTCACAAAGTGACTGGGTTGGAGGACTCCTTAAAGACCATGGAGTCCAAGCcatgccccaacacctcaactaaaccacggcaccgagtgccacatccagtcttttcttaaacacatccagggatggtgactgcacccattttttcccatttaaagTTGGTTTAACGTCTCAGCACTAATGCTGAAGgcatctcttaaaaaaaaaaaaatcattctgttATCATAGAGTCACTGAAGGGTTTTGTTTGGAAGGGATTTTAATGATCACCTCCCTCccaacccccctgccagggcagggacacctccccctaGACCAGGGTGGTACTGTGAGCTTCTCAGCCTGTCTGTTCTTCCAGCAGCAAAGAGGTGGTGCTGCAAATAAAAAAGTAGAGAAGAAAAACTCTATGTTAGGTCTGAACTTATCTGTGAAAATCAAGTTGTGAAATACAGTAACCAGTTGCATGTATGCTTTTCATACATACTTAAGTTTCTCAACTGTGATTTTTTGTCACCTGATTGCTTTTCTGTAAAATccactgtggttttgtttgcatGAAACTTTGCTTCTATTGCAATAGTGGAACTCCTGGCTAGTGCCTGCTGTGATTCCTGTTAGAGGAGCTGTGATAATTTGCAATTAGAGTGACAGTAGAACTAAACCTCTTGGGTTGGAGTTAACATCAGAGATGTGACAAAACTTTTTAGTGATGACCCAGCTGTGTGTTACAGCCCTTTCACTGACAGGAGCTGACAAGGTTTTCCCCCTTCTGTATTTCTCAGCACTTCACAGAAAGCTTTTATAAATGTTCATGGGGGATAGCAGATTAAAACAATGTGCtgggttttggttttccttttccataaTTATTAGGTATTTTTTCAATTGTAAGTTTTAGGAAAGGAGAATGAAAAATGTCACCCAGAACTGCTGGGTTTTCTTCTACACTATAAATGTATCTGTAGAATGAAGACAGGAATTTTTGGTTCAAGTATAGCTTGATGTGTTGGAGATGTTAAAAGAATTTCAGCAAGATGCATTTGTGCAATTAACCTTGAATGTAcgatttattttgttattttgaatttttatggACAGCTCTGGTGACCCTCAGGCAAAGAAATACATTgcagaaagcaaatgctctGTGAGTATGAtgatttatataattttatatagaTGTAtgtataaatttatataaaatttcCTTGTTATTGTTTGGGCCACACCATCTCTGTGTTCTGTAGTGATCAGCTCTCACCATGGGATGTCCCTTATATGCTGTGTGGAATGTTTCTGTTTTTATCCACTAGATAATCATGTTCTGGATGCTGCCAGCATAATATAGTTAGTTccaacaaaaaattatttatctcTTTACCATCCTCCAAACAGATGAATCCTAATATATTTAGGTAGTAGCATTGTGGTTTTTCTTATGGCTGGTGGAAGATACTCAAGTTGCAGCACCTTGTGATTAACATCTTTACCCAGCTGATTTAATCCcagtatttaatttaaataatactGTCCTTGTTGCTTGAAAATTTtgcaaaacaggagaaaaattactCTGGAAAGTGAATTCATAACAAAAGAGTGAGTTTTCCCCTGGGTTTTGACTGTTGATATTGGTGTGGTTTTATAAATGGCTGGGATTTTTCTTATGGAATATAACCAGGATATTTTTGTTCCAAACATTGCTTTCGTACTCAGGAAATTTAATAGAAAGGGAAAGTCTTGACTCTTTAAATTCTTAAATGTCCCTGTTGTGTCTGTCATTTGCTAAGGGTCTTTGATATGCATGTAGAAATATTTATTCCCTTGTAGTAGAATGCTAAGGCAGGGAGTGTTTACACAGTGCAGTGCTTTTTACTTTAAACAGAGCCTAAATTAAACATTACTTTCTGTTATTAACCAAATTACTGGCTGACAAAGATGTGTTGGTTTTGCTTACAGATAGTTGAGAAGAATGGGAAACTTCAGTTTGAAATAGATAACAAACTTATTAACCCAGAAGATGTGGCAAAACTAATTTTCAGTAAAATGAAAGGTATCTAATAATTCATTTCATTGGCATGATTTAGCTTTTCAAGctgtccttttatttttaagatgtcatttatttttttgttgcttgCTTTTACTCACCATGCTCTACCTGTGTTTCTAAACAGAGACTGCCCAGTCTGCTTTGGGTTCAGATGTGAATGATGTTGTTGTCACTGTACCATTTGATTTTGGAGAGAATCAGAAAAATGCCCTTGGGTAAGAGCACTGTggtttttctcttattttatgTGCCTAAAGCAGATGGACTGGAAGATCAGCAGTGGGAATTCTGCTGTTGGACTTCAACTTGTGACCATCAGTCAAGATATTGGGGTGTTATTTAAACTTGGGAAATATTAAAGCAAGAGATTTAATCATGAGTGGAGAAACTTTTAATGGGAATTTGCTGATGTGACCAAAAGGAAATTCTGAATCACTGAAGTGAGGGTAAATTTCAATTTCATCAAGGACAGAACCTCACTTCAGGTCAGGATCTCCAGTGACCCTTTGAGATGCAAATAGTTTCTCACCCTCCTCCATaatttccctccctgccctccataCTCCCCAGAGTGGTGCTGCATGGCCTCTTGAGGTCTGTTTTGTCAGAGTGCAGATTTGGAATACATACCAGTTTTCTTCTTGGAAATTCTGTTTGGAAACACTTTTGCTTGAGCAGTTCCTCAGTAGGAAAACATAAGCATGCTTAAAGCTGAGCATAAATGGCAGCATCTGTTTTTGCTTTCTGATATGTAGAAGCCCTTATATTTAACTGTcatgaaagaaataaataaagcacATCTGAGTGTTTCTCAGAAAACAGGAGCTGGAGATTTGCAGTGTCCATTTTGAAGCATTCCATTGCTCTGGTATAGCTTCAAAGTGGAGGAAACAACTTGTGGGGTATTCCCAGGGTTACTGAAGTTTCAAGAAAACATGTAAGTTAAATGTTGCAAGTGGGGCATggtaaattaattttgttaccTGTTGAAATAATGTATCAAGGAGCTTTAAGACCACGCCTGAAGATAAGTTACCAAGTTTGATTTAGGGTGGGGTGTAGTTGTAGGGTGTTTTGCAGTTTTTATGGGCTATGTGGTCTGATAAACCAGTTTTATTTGACAGTGAGCACACAGCAGATGCAATTCTTTGAAGAACACAGTAGCAACTGACCTCCTTGGTACTTTTCCAGTCACTCAGTTTTGTTAATATCGTGCTATAAACAAGGTCTGATTAGGTGGCACGTGTAGTTCAGGTGAAATCTTAGTAGTTTGTGACTACAGTGAGATCATTACAGTAAAATGAAATGCTGTTATGGCTCAttgcagggaagcagctgcagctgctggcttcAATGTTATGAGATTAATTCATGAACCATCTGCAGCTCTCCTTGCTTATGGAATTGGCCAAGATTCACCCACTGGGAAAAGGTAAAAtcctaatattttatttctttttaagctgCTGTACTTAAATCCTGAGAAATATTAAGTGAGGGAATGCCATGTTGCCTTAGCATGAggcttgttttgcttttttctctcaATCAAGACAGTAAGCATTTAGAAATTGTAACTTTGTAGTGTATTAAATCCCTTTGCTTTGGTCTTTATATTTTGAGAATTGTCTTTAAAGATTTGGACGCAGTTTCCAACTTTCTGTTTAGTAAGCTGAGTGGCTTGAAGAAAAATGCATTCCTTTTTGAACATATTTTAGCATAGCTTGTTTTAATTGTGGGAGATGGGATCATTTTACATGGGCTGGAAGAACTCAAGCAGAGCTCCTGGGTTCAGTAGGTGCACCTGGTTGTCTTTATGGATATATAGATAATTCACTTTCAAAATACTAAAGACTGCTGTCGGTTTGaacttttttttgttcttcttgtGTGGTGTTTCTTTACCATTCCCATACACTTCTTGTCTGATTAAAACCTTCAATACATGGTGGTAATCTTTTGGCAATGTGTCAAAATTAATGCtacttttaacattttttttcttgtggcaGCAATGTGTTGGTTTATAAACTGGGTGGAACATCACTTTCTATCACAGTCATAGAAGTAAACAGTGGAATATATCGTGTGCTTGCTACAAACACAGATGACAGCATTGGTGGAGTTTGCTTCACAGAAGCTCTAGCACAACACTTAGCTTCTGAATTTCAGAGGTAAGATTTGAATTCCAACCATGTTGCTGTTAGGACAGGATCTTCATTGTGTGGtgcttgcttaaaaaaaaaaaacatctggCAGAATCTCTGTTAGTGAAAGTAAAAGTCATCATCAAGTAAAGATGATGCTGAAGGAGCAGTCTGTTATTTGGGGTCAAGGAGGAAGACTGGGAAATGCCTGAGTTTGGGTGGATGTTGCCTTAAGTTGGTGTTAAACTATAAGGGCTCAGCTGTGGACTCTGTTTTGTCAAGATGCGTGCAAACTTTCAGTAGTGGCATTGTAGTTAAAACTAAAATGTTTACAGATAAAAAGTGCAAGAGCTCTGacctgtttttcctttcagaaagtTACCAGTCAAATTCCTGCCTCTTtaaactggaatttttttttttttttttttttaaatacaggtCTTGTAAACATGATATTAGAGGAAATCCCAGAGCCATGATGAAGTTAATGAACAGTGCTGATATTGCAAAACACTCTTTATCAACCCTGGGAAGTGCAAACTGTTTTGTAGATTCATTGTATGATGGATTGGATTTTGATTGCAATGTGTCCAGGTAAGGCAGGTCTTGAAGCTACTGAAATCTTTCTAGGTGGTATTATGGATGTTCATTCAGCAAGCTTtgatttctgtttattttagaGAAGGAAGTAAGATTGAAGGCAAACCTGCTGTTTCACGTTGATGGTTCTGTTATGCTGCAATCTGTAATGGTCAGGGCAGTGACAGTAACAGTGTTTCCATGATGGTTAGAAAATGAAGTGTCCATCTTCAGAGTCTGGTTGTTGATTGGAGGGAGTAGATACTGTAATGAATCAAGGTTGCTATTTCCTTCCCCTTATTGTTTTTGTTCCACTTTCCTTAAAGAAAAGATGGCTTGTGGACTCTTCACTTAAATGAGATCCAGAATGGTAGGAGGAGTTCTGGAAGTTTTGATGTTGCTTCTCAGTGAGAGCTGGAGTAGAAAgacattttctgtctttttgttCCTACTGCTGTGTCCTACTCAGTCTCTTTTCCCTTGGGATGATCTCTTACTGAGATTTTTAGTTCACTTTGATTGCTCTTctaggcagcagcagctttagCAAAATGAAACAGACTTTTCCATTCCAGAACTCCAGCAGTTGGAGCTGATCAAATAAGGCACAGCATGTTTAAAAGTGTGAGAAGCAATACTGTATAAATGGAGTCAGCTCCatttggatcaggatgccaatCCTGTGGATCAGTGTTGCAGACTTGGATTTGTTGTATTCATGCAGAGTAGAACTTCCTTTGCAGGCTTGAAAGAGATAAAAGCAAGCAcaagtttgtttgtttgcttaatCTGCTCCCTGTGTGAAAATCAGTACACAGCATGATTTGCCTCTAAAAATTAAGTCCTTGTATTCATTTTAAAGATCATGAAGCAGTTccagaatttttctttattttttagcatGAGTCAAGACAGTAATACTGGCGTTGTCAAGACAACAATACTGGTTTATTTCCTCTGGAGTACATTGAAAAATGAATGTGCATTCATGTAGGTGTTCATGATAGAGCTAATAGCACAGATACTTCCACAACAACGAAATTACTTGAAGATTAATGATGAaaatatgactttttttttttaaatcccttaGTACCAGCTGGAGAACTAAAGTATATTCTAAAAATTATTGTTCTTCCTATTCAGATACTTGTCTCTAATGGATGGCATGAttgtttttgaatgttttatttttctcttttagggCCAGGTTTGAACTTATCTGTTCCTCACTTTTTAGTAAATGTGTAGAAGCAATTAAAAAGCTCTTGCAGCAAGTTGGATTTACAGCAGACGATATTAATAAGGTAATAATAGAAATCATGTGTCTGTAGGACACTTTCACAGGAACAATGCTTATGGGGCCTGTTTTCCTTGCAGACTGAGATTATTTCATGATATATTTAAGCTGTTTTGATTGGGATCCAACAAAGTCTATAGATTCAGGATCTTTAGAACTGCTGTATTGGCTTTCATTTCAGGTATTTGAAGTTAAGTATAAGCTAGAGTCACATTCAGTTTGTGTGTTTTTACTGCTGCATATTGAGTAGGTGGGGAGGATTTGTCTCCATTTGGTGTTTTTGTGTAACTGCCCAAATTCAAGCTGAGGAGTACCTTCCTTAAGTTCAGTCTCTGGGCTTTGTTGTGCCTTCACTGAACTTTGGACTGCTGCCACTTCTGAAGAAAGGCAAAGTTTTGACTTAAAGTTGAACAGATCACTAAGTGTTCACTTGGTGCTTGTGCTGCTCCTTGTTGGCTTAAAAACTACAGGAGGTGCCAAACCAGAGAGTGCTTTAATCCCAAAGATGGTGGGCAAGCCAGCAGACAGCAGTTTAATTCATGTCTCTCTTGTCTTGGTGTAAGAGAGGAAATTCATCTCACCCCCTTTGTATCTGTGCTTGGCAAATGGTGCTGCATTTGTTGCTGACAGCTTGGGCTCATCAGGTCTGCAGCTGAAGCTGCCTGGTGCTTTCAATGACATTTGATGCTGTTTCAGACTTGTAATTAGTGTTTGTTGTGTCACATCTCAGTTTTTCTGATGGATAATGAAGTACCCAGGCCACTGTTCAAAGAATGGCTTTTGTTTTCTGGTGGCAGTGGTTTTTACGTGGCCTTTCCCGCTCTCAGGCTTTAATGCTTTGGTGGAGGGCAGTGGAACACTTGAAatgtaaaaacaaataaattcagAGTTGTAAATTAGGTTTATGTTTTACATAAGGAAAAGTGGGAGTTAGCTTTGTTTCCAGATCTGTCTGGTTTCAACAAAGTCTCTGTAATAAGACTTGGCTTTATGGATAAACCTGACTTGCTCCTTCCTAAAGGTGCATGATGGAAGAGTGGGTGGCAAGCAGCACAAGTTACAGCATGGGGAAATTTTAGATTCCAGGAAAGGAATGTATGAGGGAAATCAGATGCTGAATTAAGGGCCTTACAGACCTGTGGAATACAGTATCTGTAGAGGAAGggtcctgagcagcctgttGTAACTGTGCCTGGTCTGGCCAGGAGGTTGCACTAGATCACCTCTGGAAGTCCCTTTGAACCTCATGTTCTTTTTATGACgaatttttcaattttcaagGTGGTGTTTTATTCAGGTGATTCTTCCTGTAAGAGAAACTTCTCAAAGACATAATATGTCCTTTAATTTCAGAAGCAAAAGTATCAAGTCAGCTGAAGATTACGtcaatttttatttcaacaACTGCAGATGATAAAATATACCAGAGCAGTTTGCATTTTTGCACAGCAGGGTGTGACCTGTTTTATTTCACAGACTAAAGATTTGAAATTATTATGGTGTGTTTTCCAGGTAGTTCTTTGTGGTGGGTCTGCTCGAATCCCCAAGCTACAGCAGCTGATCAAAGATATTTTCCCAACTGTGGAATTACTGAATTCAATTCCTCCAGATGAAGTGATTCCCATTGGAGCAGCCATAGAGGCAGGAATTCTCCTAGGGAAAGAGAACACCTTGTTAGAAGAAGATGCACTCATTGAGTGTTCTGCCAAAGATATTCTTCTTAAGGTAAGGCTAAAATTAGAATATTAGAAAATGTTACTGCTGTAGTGAATTTATAGCACTGATTGTGTGATTGATGCTAGAGAAGCAGCATTGGTTTATTATTACTTCTACAGATTCGCTGTAGGTCAGCAGTACATGGTAACTTAGTTTATTGACAAAAAATTGACAGGAAAAACTGATTTTAAGGGGAGATAGGAAAAATACAATCTATGTTGTAATAGCTGGATTTCTCATTTGTAGGAATGTCAGGGTTTTTACTTGCTGGGATGGTAAATGTGACAGAGGGAATGAAGCTTGGACTTCTTTTCTTGTGGGGCATTGTTGTAACACTTCCAGCTCAATGAAGCActtaaagaaaaacatgaactatattctttttttcttttttaagggAGTAGACGAGTCAGGGGCTGACAAATTCACAGTGCTATTTCCATCAGGGACACCACTGCCAGCTCGAAGGCAGCACACCCTGCATGCTCCTGGAAACATTTCCTCTGTGTGCCTTGAGCTGTACGAGTCTCTGGGGAAGAGTCCCATGAATGAAGAAGAGAAATTTGCACAGGTGAGTATGTGCACACCCCTGTGCAGTTTTAACAGCAGCcacttggaaaaaaatggaaaccaATTCCACCAATACCAAAATTTGT
The nucleotide sequence above comes from Passer domesticus isolate bPasDom1 chromosome 5, bPasDom1.hap1, whole genome shotgun sequence. Encoded proteins:
- the HSPA14 gene encoding heat shock 70 kDa protein 14, producing the protein MAAIGVHLGATCACAAVYKDGRADVVANDAGDRVTPAVVAFSESEEVVGLAAKQSRIRNISNTVVKVKQILGRSSGDPQAKKYIAESKCSIVEKNGKLQFEIDNKLINPEDVAKLIFSKMKETAQSALGSDVNDVVVTVPFDFGENQKNALGEAAAAAGFNVMRLIHEPSAALLAYGIGQDSPTGKSNVLVYKLGGTSLSITVIEVNSGIYRVLATNTDDSIGGVCFTEALAQHLASEFQRSCKHDIRGNPRAMMKLMNSADIAKHSLSTLGSANCFVDSLYDGLDFDCNVSRARFELICSSLFSKCVEAIKKLLQQVGFTADDINKVVLCGGSARIPKLQQLIKDIFPTVELLNSIPPDEVIPIGAAIEAGILLGKENTLLEEDALIECSAKDILLKGVDESGADKFTVLFPSGTPLPARRQHTLHAPGNISSVCLELYESLGKSPMNEEEKFAQIVLQDLDKKEDGLHDILTVLTMKRDGSLHVTCTDQDTGKCEVITVEVAS